From the Blattabacterium cuenoti genome, one window contains:
- a CDS encoding homoserine kinase, protein MNAIKIFSPATVANLVCGFDIIGLALDSPKDEIHLFKSDDPGIRINKIYGASLPDDPNKNVAFVALQFLLKKYKQKQKFYQEKKIGFEIKLIKNINPGSGIGSSAASAAGVVFGANILLGNPFNTIQLIRFAMEGERMASGAAHADNVAPAIMGGVTLVRSYNPLDITKLHTPNELWVSIIHPKIEIKTSDARNILKHKILMTDAIRQWGNIGALVAGLYQENYALISRSLEDVIVEPIRAILIPAFYELKIRCKEIGALGGGISGSGPSVFMLSKGNKTAKKVTEVMNKVYSTLKIDYNTYTSPINKKGLKWNKIF, encoded by the coding sequence ATGAATGCGATAAAAATATTTTCACCTGCTACTGTAGCTAATTTAGTTTGTGGTTTTGATATAATTGGATTAGCATTAGATTCTCCAAAAGATGAAATACATTTATTTAAATCAGACGATCCAGGAATACGTATAAATAAAATTTATGGAGCATCCTTACCTGATGACCCTAACAAAAATGTTGCTTTCGTAGCTTTACAATTTTTATTAAAAAAATATAAACAAAAACAAAAGTTTTATCAAGAAAAAAAAATAGGTTTTGAAATAAAATTAATTAAGAACATTAATCCTGGTAGTGGAATAGGATCTAGTGCCGCAAGCGCAGCTGGAGTAGTTTTTGGAGCAAATATTCTATTAGGAAATCCTTTCAATACAATTCAATTAATACGTTTTGCTATGGAAGGAGAACGTATGGCAAGTGGGGCAGCTCATGCTGATAACGTAGCTCCTGCAATTATGGGTGGAGTAACATTAGTAAGAAGTTATAATCCTTTAGATATTACAAAATTACACACTCCAAATGAGTTATGGGTAAGTATAATTCATCCTAAAATTGAAATAAAAACATCAGATGCAAGAAATATTTTAAAACATAAAATATTAATGACTGATGCAATTAGACAATGGGGTAATATAGGGGCATTAGTAGCTGGATTATATCAAGAAAATTATGCTTTAATAAGCAGATCTTTGGAAGATGTAATTGTAGAACCTATACGTGCTATTCTTATTCCAGCATTTTACGAATTAAAAATAAGATGTAAAGAAATAGGAGCATTAGGTGGAGGAATTTCTGGATCAGGCCCATCTGTTTTTATGTTAAGCAAAGGAAATAAAACAGCTAAAAAAGTTACTGAAGTTATGAATAAAGTTTATTCTACATTAAAAATAGATTATAATACTTATACTTCTCCTATCAATAAAAAAGGATTAAAATGGAATAAAATTTTTTAA
- the thrC gene encoding threonine synthase — MLYHSLNNDTNLVTFEQAVLNGISSDGHLYVPKYIPKLDPIFFRKITSFSQFNIATSVIKPYIGNTIPNDVIYNIVKNTINFPLPLKNIHDNIYALELFHGPTLAFKDIGAKFMAECLSYFCKKIENKITVLVATSGDTGGAVARGFYNKIGIEVVILYPYNRISPLQEKQITSLGSNIFALEINGNFDDCQNMVKKAFLDNEIKKKYTITSANSINVARWLPQMFYYFFSYKEFLNKFDTFKLNFSVPSGNFGNICAGMLAEKMGLPVKVFIASTNINDTIPRFIKSGNYSPTSVKKTISNAMDISDPSNFPRILNFLYKKNINKLKKKLYSYKFTDKEVLNVIGKTWNKYKYVLDPHGAIGYLGIIKYLQNINNTSYTGIFLETAHPIKFIDNIPSSLRSTIFSKKETHKHNMLNLKNINKKISIKNNFNEFKDWLLNR; from the coding sequence ATGTTGTACCATAGTTTAAATAATGATACTAATTTAGTTACCTTTGAACAGGCAGTTTTAAATGGTATATCATCAGATGGACATTTATATGTTCCAAAATATATACCAAAGTTAGATCCTATATTTTTTAGAAAAATTACAAGTTTTAGTCAATTTAATATAGCAACATCTGTAATAAAACCTTATATAGGAAATACTATACCAAATGATGTTATATATAATATTGTTAAAAATACTATAAATTTTCCATTACCATTAAAAAATATACATGATAATATTTATGCATTAGAACTTTTTCATGGACCTACTTTAGCATTCAAAGATATTGGAGCTAAATTTATGGCAGAATGTTTAAGTTATTTTTGTAAAAAAATAGAAAATAAAATTACTGTTTTAGTTGCTACATCAGGTGATACTGGTGGAGCAGTAGCAAGAGGTTTTTACAATAAAATAGGAATAGAAGTAGTTATTCTATATCCATATAATAGAATTAGCCCATTACAAGAAAAACAAATAACTTCTTTAGGATCTAATATATTTGCATTGGAAATTAATGGAAATTTTGATGATTGTCAAAATATGGTAAAAAAAGCTTTTTTAGACAACGAAATAAAAAAAAAATATACTATTACTTCTGCAAATTCTATTAATGTAGCAAGATGGCTACCACAAATGTTTTATTATTTTTTTTCATACAAAGAATTCCTAAATAAATTTGATACTTTTAAACTTAATTTTTCAGTCCCTAGTGGAAATTTTGGGAATATATGTGCAGGAATGCTAGCTGAAAAAATGGGTCTACCTGTAAAAGTTTTTATTGCTTCTACAAACATTAATGATACAATTCCAAGATTTATTAAATCTGGAAATTATAGTCCTACTTCAGTAAAAAAGACTATATCAAATGCAATGGATATTTCTGATCCTAGTAATTTTCCAAGAATATTGAATTTTTTGTATAAAAAGAATATAAATAAATTAAAAAAAAAATTGTATTCTTATAAATTTACTGATAAGGAAGTTTTGAATGTTATAGGAAAAACATGGAATAAATATAAATATGTATTGGATCCACATGGAGCTATTGGTTATTTAGGAATTATTAAGTATTTACAAAATATTAATAATACTTCATATACAGGAATTTTTTTAGAAACGGCTCATCCTATTAAATTCATAGACAATATTCCAAGTTCTTTAAGATCAACAATTTTTTCTAAAAAAGAAACACATAAACATAATATGTTAAATTTAAAAAATATAAATAAAAAAATATCTATAAAAAATAATTTTAATGAATTTAAAGATTGGTTATTAAACAGATAA
- a CDS encoding thymidylate synthase, translating into MKQYLNLLKNVLKNGVKREDRTGIGTKSIFGYKMKFDLKNGFPLLTTKKLNIRSIIYELLWFIKGDTNIKYLIKNKVTIWNEWANENGDLGPIYGMQWRKWPTNKGKNFIDQIHEVLQKIKYDPNSRRIIVSSWNVGMIKDMAIPPCHVIFQFYVCKKKLSLILYQRSADIFLGLPFNIASYSLLLMMIAKTLKLKEDKFIHFIGDAHIYNNHINQVKVQVKRKPKKLPKIIINPYVKNIFEFSFEDFKLKGYHPFPHIQGDVAI; encoded by the coding sequence ATGAAACAATATTTGAATTTACTAAAAAACGTTTTAAAAAATGGTGTAAAAAGAGAAGATAGAACTGGAATAGGAACTAAAAGTATTTTTGGATACAAAATGAAATTTGATTTAAAAAATGGATTTCCTCTTTTAACTACTAAAAAATTAAACATACGATCTATTATATATGAATTACTTTGGTTTATTAAAGGAGATACTAATATAAAATATTTAATAAAAAATAAAGTAACTATTTGGAATGAATGGGCAAATGAAAATGGAGATCTTGGTCCTATATATGGAATGCAATGGAGAAAATGGCCTACAAATAAAGGAAAAAATTTTATAGATCAAATACATGAAGTATTACAAAAAATCAAATATGATCCAAATTCACGAAGAATAATAGTTTCTTCTTGGAATGTAGGAATGATAAAAGATATGGCAATACCTCCATGTCATGTAATTTTTCAATTTTATGTTTGTAAAAAAAAATTATCATTGATTTTATATCAGAGAAGTGCAGATATTTTTTTGGGGCTACCATTTAATATTGCTTCTTATTCTTTATTACTAATGATGATAGCAAAAACTTTAAAGTTGAAAGAAGATAAATTTATACATTTTATAGGAGATGCTCACATTTATAATAATCATATAAATCAAGTAAAAGTTCAGGTTAAAAGAAAACCAAAAAAACTTCCAAAAATTATTATTAATCCATATGTTAAAAATATTTTTGAATTTTCTTTTGAAGATTTTAAGTTAAAAGGTTATCATCCTTTTCCTCATATTCAGGGAGATGTAGCAATTTAA
- a CDS encoding ribose-phosphate diphosphokinase, translating into MNQKVLFFSTRSGLKLSENIARYYGSTLGRVRFLEFSDGEYTPHFEESLRGSRVFLIGSTFPPVDNLMELLLMSDAAKRASAYSITLVIPYFGWGRQDHKDKPRTPIAAKLIANLIVASGANRVMTMDLHADQIQGFFDIPVDHLYASRIFINYIKKLNIEKLTIASPDMGGAKRARSYAGYLGTDVVICYKERKKANEIEFMNLIGDVKGKNIILIDDMVDTAGTLTEAANLIKRKGALSIRAIATHPVLSGNSYDKINKSKIEELVVTDTIPVKINQCKFRKNIHILSCAPLFAEVMQSLKNDESISSKFII; encoded by the coding sequence ATGAATCAAAAAGTTCTATTCTTTTCTACAAGAAGTGGATTAAAGTTGTCAGAAAATATAGCTCGTTATTATGGGTCTACTCTTGGTAGAGTACGATTTTTAGAATTTAGTGATGGAGAATATACCCCTCATTTTGAGGAATCTTTACGTGGATCTAGAGTATTTTTAATTGGATCTACTTTCCCTCCAGTAGATAATTTAATGGAACTTTTATTAATGAGTGATGCAGCTAAAAGAGCTTCTGCTTATAGTATAACACTTGTTATTCCTTACTTTGGGTGGGGAAGGCAAGATCATAAAGATAAACCTAGGACCCCTATTGCAGCAAAACTTATAGCAAATTTGATAGTAGCATCTGGGGCCAACAGAGTTATGACTATGGATTTACATGCAGATCAAATACAAGGATTTTTTGATATACCTGTAGATCATCTATATGCTTCTAGGATTTTTATTAATTATATAAAAAAACTAAATATAGAAAAATTAACTATTGCTTCTCCAGATATGGGTGGAGCAAAAAGAGCTAGAAGTTATGCAGGTTATTTGGGGACTGATGTTGTAATTTGTTATAAAGAAAGAAAAAAAGCAAATGAAATAGAATTCATGAATCTAATAGGAGATGTAAAAGGAAAAAACATTATACTAATAGATGATATGGTGGATACAGCAGGGACTTTAACAGAAGCTGCTAATTTAATAAAAAGAAAAGGAGCTTTGAGTATTAGAGCTATAGCTACACATCCAGTCTTATCAGGTAATTCTTATGATAAAATAAATAAATCAAAAATTGAAGAATTAGTAGTAACGGATACTATTCCTGTAAAAATTAATCAATGTAAATTTAGGAAAAACATTCATATATTATCATGTGCTCCACTTTTTGCAGAAGTTATGCAATCTCTAAAAAATGATGAATCTATTAGCAGTAAATTTATAATTTAA
- a CDS encoding 50S ribosomal protein L25 — translation MKYINIYGEKRNIGKKQVYFTRIFGKIPCILYGNNINIPFSASLDDLKKIVYTSEVRGAIITLKGCNKKIKAIRKEIQFDPVKDKILHVDFYKIDESKPIILYTPLKSFGRPIGVSKGGIYYSPIRKLKIKAFPSNIPDYIKLNVNSLDIGDRITVKNLHNEKYSILHSDNTLVARVKFSRTIEKISQDEENKEKK, via the coding sequence ATGAAGTATATAAATATATACGGTGAAAAAAGAAATATTGGAAAAAAACAAGTTTATTTTACTAGAATTTTTGGAAAGATCCCATGTATTTTGTATGGTAATAACATTAATATTCCATTTTCTGCATCTTTAGATGATTTGAAAAAAATTGTATATACTTCTGAAGTACGTGGTGCAATTATTACATTAAAAGGATGTAATAAAAAGATAAAAGCAATTAGAAAAGAAATACAATTTGATCCTGTTAAAGATAAAATATTACATGTAGATTTTTACAAAATAGATGAATCAAAACCCATTATATTATATACTCCATTGAAATCATTTGGAAGACCAATTGGTGTATCAAAAGGTGGAATATATTATTCTCCAATTAGAAAATTAAAAATAAAAGCTTTTCCTTCCAATATTCCAGATTACATAAAATTAAATGTTAATTCATTAGATATAGGAGATAGAATTACTGTTAAAAATTTGCATAATGAAAAGTATTCTATTCTACATTCTGATAATACATTAGTAGCAAGAGTAAAGTTTTCTCGTACTATTGAAAAAATATCTCAAGATGAAGAAAATAAAGAAAAAAAATAA
- a CDS encoding nucleoside deaminase, with product MEIALKEAFKAFNKNEIPIGAIIIYDNIVIAKAHNLTENLKNVTAHAEMQVINIASNYFNKKYIKECTLYVTIEPCVMCAGAIALSKIGKIVCGSYNDSKIGFLNYNIKFHSETIFVTGIMRKKCQSLMKKFFLIKRIEKKIK from the coding sequence ATGGAAATTGCTTTAAAAGAAGCTTTTAAAGCTTTTAATAAAAATGAAATTCCTATAGGAGCTATAATTATTTATGATAATATTGTAATAGCAAAAGCACATAATTTAACTGAAAATTTAAAAAATGTTACTGCACATGCAGAAATGCAAGTAATAAATATAGCTTCTAATTATTTTAACAAAAAATATATTAAAGAATGTACTTTATATGTTACAATAGAACCTTGTGTAATGTGTGCAGGTGCTATAGCTCTTTCTAAAATAGGAAAGATAGTTTGTGGATCTTATAATGATTCAAAAATAGGATTTTTAAATTATAATATTAAATTTCATTCAGAAACTATATTTGTGACCGGAATTATGAGAAAAAAATGTCAATCATTAATGAAAAAATTTTTTCTTATTAAAAGAATTGAAAAAAAAATTAAATAA
- a CDS encoding DedA family protein codes for MEIFNYFFSCLVDIWDFFQHLLNPRWIFSYFSNTALLIILVIVFAETGFFIGFFLPGDSLLFTAGIFGEDLRKNFYNVPFFVIILIVTCVAILGNIQGYWLGYKSGKLLDRKKDSFFFKKKHLILAKLFYNKYKTTTLVMSRFFPMFRTFAPVIAGAIRINFKKFMVYNIIGALIWTFSLMLSGYYLDKNFPELKNHLEWIILLIVFITILPLILKYKIKKLLI; via the coding sequence ATGGAAATATTTAATTATTTTTTCTCTTGTTTAGTAGATATTTGGGACTTTTTTCAACATTTATTGAATCCTAGATGGATATTTTCATATTTTAGTAATACTGCTTTACTTATTATACTAGTTATTGTATTTGCAGAGACAGGTTTTTTCATAGGATTTTTTTTACCCGGTGATTCTCTACTGTTTACTGCAGGTATTTTTGGAGAAGATTTAAGAAAAAATTTTTATAACGTTCCTTTTTTTGTAATTATTCTTATTGTTACATGTGTAGCTATACTTGGAAATATACAAGGATATTGGTTGGGGTACAAATCAGGAAAATTATTGGATAGGAAAAAAGATTCATTTTTTTTTAAAAAAAAACATTTAATTTTAGCAAAATTATTTTATAATAAATATAAAACTACTACATTAGTTATGAGCAGGTTTTTTCCTATGTTTCGTACTTTTGCACCTGTTATAGCAGGTGCAATTCGCATAAATTTTAAAAAATTTATGGTATATAATATTATTGGAGCATTAATTTGGACATTTTCTTTAATGTTATCTGGATATTATTTAGATAAAAATTTTCCTGAATTAAAAAACCATTTAGAATGGATAATTTTATTGATTGTATTTATAACTATTCTACCTTTAATTTTAAAATATAAAATAAAAAAATTGCTTATTTAA
- the aroB gene encoding 3-dehydroquinate synthase, with translation MKMKKHEVYIYFNENEKAYNFLSNYLLKEINFVKDIFILVDKCTSIYCLPILFKNIEFLKKSNIVKIKSGESEKNIHTCIEICNYLGKMKGSRKSILINLGGGVITDIGGFVSSIFKRGIRFINIPTTLLAMVDASIGNKTGVNLNSIKNEIGSFYSPEFLIIDVNFLKTLTNDDIISGMSEMFKHGLIADNNFWMDMKNAYKDIKNIMKNQIKLYDLVNKSILIKKKIVDKDPKEIGVRKILNFGHTIGHALESFFLMKKKKISHGEAITMGMIYESWISYKSNGLSIKEYEEIKSVLSTLYSTKKKISDSEIEKLFKIMEYDKKNYKNKIQFSLLKNIGKCSYNCEVSYPLIKESLLN, from the coding sequence ATGAAAATGAAAAAACATGAAGTATATATATATTTTAATGAAAATGAAAAAGCTTATAATTTTTTAAGTAATTATTTACTTAAAGAAATTAATTTTGTGAAAGATATATTTATTCTAGTAGATAAATGCACATCTATATATTGTCTTCCTATTCTTTTTAAGAATATAGAATTTTTAAAAAAATCTAATATTGTTAAAATTAAATCAGGAGAAAGTGAAAAAAATATTCATACATGTATTGAAATATGCAATTATTTAGGAAAAATGAAAGGGTCTAGAAAAAGTATATTAATTAATCTAGGTGGGGGTGTAATAACAGATATCGGTGGTTTTGTCTCTTCTATATTCAAAAGAGGAATACGTTTTATAAATATACCTACAACATTATTAGCAATGGTAGATGCTTCTATAGGAAATAAAACAGGAGTTAATTTGAATTCTATTAAAAACGAAATAGGATCTTTTTATTCACCAGAATTTTTAATTATAGATGTTAATTTTTTAAAAACACTTACAAATGATGATATTATTTCAGGTATGTCAGAAATGTTTAAACATGGGTTAATAGCAGATAATAACTTTTGGATGGATATGAAAAATGCTTATAAGGATATAAAAAATATAATGAAAAATCAAATAAAATTGTATGATTTAGTAAATAAATCTATTTTGATAAAAAAAAAAATTGTAGATAAGGATCCTAAAGAAATAGGAGTTAGAAAAATCTTAAATTTTGGACATACAATTGGCCATGCATTAGAAAGTTTTTTTCTAATGAAAAAAAAAAAAATTTCACATGGAGAAGCTATAACTATGGGTATGATTTATGAATCTTGGATTTCTTATAAAAGTAACGGTTTATCTATAAAAGAATATGAAGAAATAAAATCAGTATTGTCTACTTTATATTCTACTAAAAAAAAAATATCTGATTCAGAAATTGAAAAATTATTTAAAATTATGGAATATGATAAAAAAAACTATAAAAATAAAATTCAGTTTTCTTTACTGAAAAATATAGGAAAATGTTCATACAATTGTGAAGTTTCTTATCCATTGATTAAGGAAAGTTTATTAAATTAG
- the gyrA gene encoding DNA gyrase subunit A has translation MSKISEGEKLIPINIEDEMKSSYIDYSMSVIVSRALPDVRDGLKPVHRRVLYGMYQLGLFSKSQYKKSARIVGEVLGKYHPHGDISVYDTMVRMAQNWSLRYPLVDGQGNFGSLDADPPAAMRYTEVRMEKISEEMLLDIQKETVDMKLNFDDSLEEPTILPTRIPNLIINGSSGIAVGMATNIPPHNIKETIKAIFAYIDNNNNLSVEKIIKYIKAPDFPTGGIIYGYDGVKKALCTGRGRIILRAKVHFEEIDGRKCIIVNEIPYQVNKSDMISKTIELIKEGRIEGIYQIRDESDRKGLRIVYVLKQNTNSNIILNKLFQFTSLQIYFNVNIIALVNGKPEQLNIKDLIKNFVDHRHDVIIKRTKYELKKYKHRIHILIGFLKILNHLDIMIQLIRKSKNRNEACGELIKKFDISDDQSKSVLDLRLQSLTTLEQENIKKEYKELNNKIKFLKEVLSKYSVRTKIIKEELLEIQKKYQDPRRTQIDHYGREVNMEDLIENEQVVLTISKAGYIKRTSLSEYKRQGRGGIGNRGAITKESDYFKHLLIATNHQYLLLFTEKGKCFWLRVYEIPEGSKISKGRAIQNIINLQKDDKVNAYILTGNISDKKYVKDYYVMMVTKKGIIKKTSLEHYSRPRKYGINAIVIRKGDSLLEAILTKGNGHVFIALNKGRIIRFSEKKVRATGRNSSGVIGLTVKDDMTIGMICVDKRDKGQLLVVSEKGFGKRSNLKDYRLTNRGGKGIKTINITKKTGNLISIQYVSEEDDLMIIKKSGVMIRIPISDIRIMGRATQGVRLVYLKENDAIADVAKVYKTIID, from the coding sequence ATGTCTAAAATAAGCGAAGGTGAAAAATTAATTCCTATTAATATTGAAGATGAAATGAAATCATCTTATATAGACTATTCTATGTCTGTTATTGTCTCTAGAGCACTACCTGACGTAAGAGATGGACTAAAACCTGTACATAGAAGAGTACTTTATGGAATGTATCAATTAGGTCTTTTTTCTAAAAGTCAATACAAAAAATCAGCTAGAATTGTAGGAGAAGTATTAGGAAAATATCATCCACACGGAGATATATCAGTTTATGATACTATGGTACGTATGGCTCAAAACTGGTCACTTCGTTATCCATTAGTAGATGGACAAGGAAATTTCGGATCATTAGATGCAGATCCACCTGCAGCTATGCGTTATACAGAAGTACGTATGGAGAAAATATCTGAGGAAATGTTGTTAGATATACAGAAAGAAACAGTAGATATGAAATTAAATTTCGATGATTCTTTAGAAGAACCTACAATATTACCAACACGAATTCCTAATCTTATCATTAATGGATCCTCTGGTATTGCAGTTGGAATGGCTACAAATATTCCACCTCATAATATAAAAGAAACCATTAAAGCAATTTTTGCTTATATAGATAATAATAATAATTTATCTGTAGAAAAAATTATAAAATATATAAAAGCTCCTGATTTTCCTACAGGAGGAATAATTTATGGATATGATGGAGTTAAAAAGGCTCTTTGTACTGGAAGAGGGAGGATTATTTTAAGAGCAAAAGTACATTTTGAAGAAATAGATGGAAGAAAATGTATTATAGTAAATGAAATACCTTATCAAGTAAACAAGTCTGATATGATATCTAAAACAATAGAATTAATAAAAGAAGGAAGAATAGAAGGTATTTATCAAATTCGTGATGAATCAGACAGAAAAGGGTTACGTATTGTTTATGTTTTAAAACAAAATACTAATTCAAATATTATATTAAACAAACTATTTCAATTTACATCTTTGCAGATTTATTTTAATGTAAATATTATAGCTTTAGTTAATGGAAAACCAGAACAATTAAATATAAAAGATTTAATTAAAAATTTTGTAGACCATAGACATGATGTTATAATAAAACGTACTAAATACGAACTAAAAAAATATAAACATCGCATACATATATTAATTGGTTTTCTTAAAATATTAAATCATTTAGATATAATGATCCAATTAATTAGAAAATCTAAAAATCGTAATGAAGCTTGTGGAGAATTAATAAAAAAATTTGATATATCTGATGATCAATCTAAATCAGTTTTGGATCTTCGTTTACAAAGTCTTACAACTTTAGAACAAGAAAATATAAAAAAAGAATATAAAGAATTAAATAATAAAATAAAATTTCTTAAAGAAGTTTTATCTAAATATTCTGTAAGAACAAAAATAATTAAGGAAGAATTATTAGAAATACAAAAAAAATATCAAGATCCACGTAGAACACAAATTGATCATTATGGAAGAGAAGTAAATATGGAAGATCTAATTGAAAATGAACAAGTAGTTCTTACTATCTCTAAAGCAGGGTATATAAAGAGAACATCTTTATCAGAATATAAACGTCAAGGTCGAGGAGGGATAGGTAATAGAGGAGCAATAACAAAAGAATCTGATTATTTTAAACATTTACTTATAGCAACAAATCATCAATACTTATTATTATTTACAGAAAAAGGAAAATGTTTCTGGTTAAGAGTGTATGAAATCCCAGAAGGATCTAAAATTTCTAAAGGTAGAGCAATACAAAATATTATTAATTTACAAAAAGATGACAAAGTAAATGCTTATATATTAACTGGAAATATTTCTGATAAAAAGTATGTAAAAGATTATTATGTTATGATGGTTACTAAAAAAGGAATTATAAAAAAAACATCATTAGAACATTATTCTCGTCCTAGAAAATACGGTATCAATGCAATTGTTATTAGAAAAGGGGATTCTTTGTTAGAAGCAATACTAACTAAAGGAAATGGACATGTTTTTATAGCTTTAAATAAAGGTAGAATCATTCGTTTTTCAGAAAAAAAAGTTAGAGCAACAGGTAGAAATTCTTCCGGAGTTATTGGTCTTACAGTAAAAGATGATATGACAATTGGAATGATTTGTGTAGATAAAAGAGATAAAGGCCAGTTATTAGTAGTTTCCGAAAAAGGATTTGGAAAAAGATCAAATTTAAAAGATTATAGACTAACTAATAGAGGTGGAAAAGGAATTAAAACAATAAATATTACTAAAAAAACAGGTAATTTAATTTCTATTCAATATGTTTCAGAAGAAGATGATTTAATGATTATAAAAAAATCAGGAGTTATGATACGAATTCCAATATCAGATATTAGAATAATGGGAAGGGCTACTCAAGGTGTAAGATTAGTTTATTTGAAAGAAAACGATGCAATTGCTGATGTTGCAAAGGTTTATAAAACTATTATAGATTAA
- the ruvB gene encoding Holliday junction branch migration DNA helicase RuvB: MSYLIDFNLNPKTIKDFIGQNDLLETLKVFIQAAKKRKDTLDHILFHGPPGLGKTTLSNIVANELGVNITITSGGVLEKPGDLAGLLIHLKINDVFFIDEIHRLPAVVEEYLYSAMENYKIDIIIDSGANAKSIRINLPPFTLIGATTRYGSITAPMRSRFGINFRINYYHKKLLKDIINRSAVLLKIPITESASLEIANRSRGTPRIANALLRRIRDFAQIKGTGVIDIDICNLGLKALHVDKHGLDEMDNKILSYIIDNFQGGPVGINTIATALSENSNTIEEVYEPFLIQEGYLVRTSRGRKVTNLAYRHLKKCSFKK, from the coding sequence GTGTCATATTTAATAGATTTTAATTTAAATCCAAAAACAATTAAAGACTTCATTGGACAGAATGATTTATTAGAAACTTTAAAAGTTTTTATACAGGCTGCAAAAAAAAGAAAAGATACTCTTGATCATATTTTATTTCATGGACCACCAGGTTTAGGAAAAACTACTTTATCTAATATTGTTGCTAATGAATTAGGTGTAAATATTACAATAACTTCAGGAGGAGTTTTAGAAAAACCGGGAGATTTAGCAGGATTACTTATTCATTTAAAAATAAATGATGTTTTTTTTATAGATGAAATTCATAGACTACCTGCAGTAGTAGAAGAATATTTATATTCTGCAATGGAAAATTACAAAATTGATATAATTATAGATTCTGGAGCAAATGCAAAATCAATACGAATTAATTTACCACCATTCACATTAATAGGAGCTACTACTAGATATGGATCAATTACAGCACCTATGCGTTCTAGATTTGGAATTAATTTTCGTATTAATTATTATCATAAAAAATTGTTAAAAGACATTATAAATCGTAGTGCAGTATTATTAAAAATACCTATAACAGAAAGTGCATCATTAGAAATAGCTAATAGGAGTAGAGGGACCCCCCGAATAGCTAATGCATTACTTAGAAGAATTCGTGATTTTGCTCAAATAAAAGGTACTGGAGTTATTGATATTGATATATGTAATTTAGGACTTAAAGCTTTACATGTAGATAAACATGGATTGGATGAAATGGATAATAAAATTCTTTCATATATTATTGATAATTTTCAAGGGGGCCCAGTAGGAATAAATACTATAGCTACTGCTTTAAGCGAAAATTCAAATACGATAGAAGAAGTATATGAGCCTTTTCTTATACAAGAAGGATATTTGGTAAGGACTTCTAGAGGAAGAAAAGTTACAAATTTAGCATATAGGCATTTAAAAAAATGTTCATTTAAAAAATGA